The following proteins are encoded in a genomic region of Grus americana isolate bGruAme1 chromosome 5, bGruAme1.mat, whole genome shotgun sequence:
- the FADD gene encoding FAS-associated death domain protein: MDPFLTLLHSFSSSLTDSELASLKFLCRGKIGKRRLESVQSGGELFIILLEQQLIARDKVSFLEGLLESIKREDLVSQLKQFVEEGEVNADDDQLDVHEKRLQKAAVEVICENVGRDWKRLIRKLGLSEVKMDRIVAANPLNLHEQLFQSLREWQKWKGKDAKVTDLIKALRDCNMNLVADTVEQKILLLNSGTSVQAFRPGSCAV; this comes from the exons ATGGATCCGTTTTTGACTCTGCTGCACTCTTTCTCCTCGAGCTTGACGGACAGTGAGCTTGCCTCCCTGAAGTTTCTCTGCCGGGGGAAAATTGGGAAAAGGAGGCTTGAGTCTGTGCAAAGTGGCGGGGAACTCTTCATCATCCTTCTCGAGCAGCAGCTGATTGCAAGAGACAAGGTGTCGTTTCTTGAAGGCTTGCTTGAGAGCATTAAAAGAGAAGATTTGGTCTCACAGCTAAAGCAGTTCGTAGAGGAAGGAGAAGTTAATGCTGATGATGATCAACTAGATGTGCATGAAAAAC GTCTTCAGAAGGCAGCTGTGGAAGTCATATGTGAAAATGTCGGGAGAGACTGGAAAAGGCTGATACGAAAACTTGGCctttctgaagtgaaaatggACAGAATAGTGGCAGCCAATCCGCTTAATTTGCACGAACAGTTGTTTCAGTCACTTCGAGAGTGGcagaaatggaagggaaaagacGCAAAGGTGACTGACTTAATAAAAGCTCTTCGGGACTGTAATATGAATTTGGTGGCAGACACAGTTGAACAGAAGATCTTGCTGCTGAACAGTGGAACCAG